One window of Manihot esculenta cultivar AM560-2 chromosome 17, M.esculenta_v8, whole genome shotgun sequence genomic DNA carries:
- the LOC110605476 gene encoding protein TIFY 5A has translation MNCNLELRLFPTSDEDHSHPQTESYSNDQEPPQQQQQQQKPQKLTIFYNGTVCVCDATELQAKAILMLASREMEDNKIRKFSSGPSSSSSSSGKPVSPIRTSPPPVYSSKNNTALSMKRSLQRFLQKRNNRMQATYPYNMNRRPQACRLNLH, from the coding sequence ATGAACTGCAATCTCGAGCTCCGCCTCTTTCCCACCTCCGATGAAGACCACAGCCATCCTCAAACAGAGAGTTATTCAAACGATCAAGAACCAccgcagcagcagcagcagcagcaaaaGCCACAGAAGCTAACGATATTCTACAATGGAACAGTCTGTGTTTGCGATGCTACAGAGCTTCAGGCGAAAGCCATTCTGATGTTGGCTAGCCGAGAAATGGAggataataaaataagaaaattttcaaGTGGACCTTCTTCATCTTCATCGTCGTCGGGAAAACCTGTATCGCCAATTCGGACATCACCTCCGCCGGTCTATAGCTCTAAAAACAATACTGCCTTGTCGATGAAGAGATCACTCCAAAGGTTCCTTCAAAAGAGAAATAATCGGATGCAAGCAACTTACCCCTACAACATGAATCGGCGGCCGCAAGCGTGCAGGCTCAATCTCCATTGA